GTGCAACGTTAGCTGAATATGGGCGGAACTTTCCTGGGCCGGCCGATTTTCAGAACTTTGAACTTCCCAGCCGCATTCTTGACTACCAACGAATCAATCCGGGCATTTTTGATGGCACAATTAGTTTGCAGCGTGGAGTCACGTTCTCGAAATAGCCACTGGCTACTATGCACCGGGCATTGTGAAACTCGTCATCGGCTGCGACGATTTAGCGATTGATTCCTGTTCGCTCGGCCACTCGAAAACTCCATTCCATGCGCCAACTGACTACTTTCAAGGATGAGGCCACTGCCCAGCGGTTCGCGGCGTGGCTGGTGACGCAGAAGATCGAATCGCATGCCGAGAAGGAAGGGGAGCAGTGGGCCGTCTGGGTGCGTGAGGAAGATCAACTTGCCAAGGCTAAAACTGAACTCGCCGCGTATCAAGCTGAGCCCAATAGTGCCCGCTATCAGGGGGCCGAACGTCAGGCAGCAGCGCTCAGGCTCGAAGAACAGAAGAAGCGCGACCAGGCGCAGAAAAATCTGATCGAGATGAGCGGCAAGTGGGGCAAAGGAATGGCCCAAACCCGCTCCAGCCCCATCACGCTCGCGATGATCGCCGCTTGCGTGCTGGTCGCCGTCCTGACCAGCCTGGGCGAATCGCGCGACCCGCGCATCCTGGGCACATTACAGTTTTCTGGCGGCCGGTTAGCTGCCGTCCAAGATGCCGACGGTGAATTGCGTATGCCTGTAGTGCCGGTTTGGCAAAGCGTGAAGTCGGGCGAAGTCTGGCGACTCGTCACGCCGATTTTCATTCACTTCGGCATTATGCATCTGGTTTTCAACCTGATGTGGCTGTACGACCTGGGGGGCCAGGCCGAATCGATTATGAAGAGCGGACGTTTCATCCTGTTCGTGCTGATCGTCGCTGTGATCTCCAATATAACTGAGGTCTTCACTGGTTCGTTTTTGAACCGACCTTTTTTCCCAGCCGCCGGCAATTTCGGCGGTATGTCGGGTGTGAACTACGGGCTATTCGGCTTCATTTACATCCGGTCGGCGGTCCTGCACCGAGGCAACTACATGCTCCGCCCGGGCACTGCCTTGATGATGTTCCTCTGGCTCTTTTTCTGCATTGGTCGCGACTTTATGTCCGCTGACTTCGCTGGCGGCATGTCATACGTCGCGAATGGCGCGCACGTTGGCGGCCTGCTCATTGGCATGGCACTCGCCTATGTGCCGAAGCTCTTCGATCCGCCCGGCCAGTAAGCCGCGAACTGAACGCCGACTTGTCGACA
Above is a window of Anatilimnocola aggregata DNA encoding:
- a CDS encoding rhomboid family intramembrane serine protease: MRQLTTFKDEATAQRFAAWLVTQKIESHAEKEGEQWAVWVREEDQLAKAKTELAAYQAEPNSARYQGAERQAAALRLEEQKKRDQAQKNLIEMSGKWGKGMAQTRSSPITLAMIAACVLVAVLTSLGESRDPRILGTLQFSGGRLAAVQDADGELRMPVVPVWQSVKSGEVWRLVTPIFIHFGIMHLVFNLMWLYDLGGQAESIMKSGRFILFVLIVAVISNITEVFTGSFLNRPFFPAAGNFGGMSGVNYGLFGFIYIRSAVLHRGNYMLRPGTALMMFLWLFFCIGRDFMSADFAGGMSYVANGAHVGGLLIGMALAYVPKLFDPPGQ